In Lagopus muta isolate bLagMut1 chromosome 29, bLagMut1 primary, whole genome shotgun sequence, one genomic interval encodes:
- the ZBTB7B gene encoding LOW QUALITY PROTEIN: zinc finger and BTB domain-containing protein 7B (The sequence of the model RefSeq protein was modified relative to this genomic sequence to represent the inferred CDS: inserted 1 base in 1 codon): protein MASPEDDLIGIPFPEHSSELLSSLNEQRHLGVLCDVTIKTQGLEYRTHRAVLAACSRYFKKLFAGPGPGQEVCELDFVGPEALGALLEFAYTATLTISSSNMGEVLQAAQLLEIPCVIAACADILQCHGLEAPGPDDDDCERARRYLEAFATLPDADPPAAPPARPAARRSKKTRKFLQARGARLNNHSEEPPAEAEGTRSPLPAPQPPSPPPMPEGLAQPYEAFEVPEEEELPPHAFPFPYQMSPEEGGSDDDAIDPDLMAYLSSLHHEALAPGLDSPDKLVRKRRSQMPQECPVCHKVIHGAGKLPRHMRTHTGEKPFACQVCGVRFTRNDKLKIHMRKHXGERPYSCQHCSARFLHSYDLKNHMHLHTGARPYECYLCHKAFAKDDHLQRHLKGQNCLEVRTRRRRREDPPPPPPPDAPPGIDLSNGRLEGLRLSLARYWGPAQIKEEEEEPEMEMEPEAEEGPQPDGMVPVEMV from the exons ATGGCGAGCCCCGAGGACGACCTGATCGGCATCCCCTTCCCCGAGCACAGCAGCgagctgctgagcagcctgaACGAGCAGCGGCACCTGGGGGTGCTGTGCGACGTCACCATCAAGACGCAGGGCTTGGAGTACCGCACGCACCGCGCCGTGCTGGCCGCCTGCAGCCGCTACTTCAAGAAGCTGTtcgcggggccggggccgggccaGGAGGTTTGCGAGTTGGACTTTGTGGGGCCGGAAGCTTTGGGAGCCCTGCTGGAGTTCGCCTACACCGCCACGCTGACCATCAGCAGCTCCAACATGGGCGAGGTGCTGCAGGCGGCTCAGCTGCTGGAGATCCCGTGCGTCATCGCCGCCTGCGCCGACATCCTGCAGTGCCACGGCTTGGAAGCTCCCGGCCCCGATGACGACGACTGCGAGCGCGCCCGCCGTTACCTGGAGGCGTTCGCCACCCTCCCCGACGCGGATCCCCCCgccgcgccccccgcccgccccgccgcccgccgcagCAAGAAGACCCGCAAATTCCTGCAGGCGCGCGGCGCACGCCTCAACAACCACAGCGAGGAGCCGCCCGCCGAGGCCGAAGGCACCCGCAGCCCCCtgcccgccccgcagcccccttCTCCGCCCCCGATGCCGGAGGGCTTGGCGCAGCCCTACGAGGCTTTCGAGGTGCCCGAGGAGGAGGAACTGCCCCCGCACGCCTTCCCCTTTCCGTACCAGATGTCCCCCGAGGAGGGCGGCTCGGACGACGACGCCATCGATCCCGATCTGATGGCTTATCTGAGCTCGCTCCACCACGAGGCGCTGGCGCCCGGGCTGGACAGCCCCGATAAATTGGTGCGCAAACGGCGTTCCCAAATGCCTCAGGAGTGTCCCGTGTGTCACAAAGTCATCCACGGTGCCGGCAAGCTGCCGCGCCACATGCGCACGCACACGGGAGAGAAGCCCTTCGCCTGCCAGGTGTGCGGCGTGCGCTTCACGCG GAACGACAAGCTGAAGATCCACATGCGCAAAC ACGGCGAACGGCCCTATTCGTGCCAGCACTGCAGCGCCCGCTTCCTGCACAGCTACGACCTGAAGAACCACATGCACCTGCACACGGGCGCCCGGCCCTACGAGTGCTACCTCTGCCACAAAGCCTTCGCCAAGGACGACCACCTGCAGCGGCACCTCAAGGGCCAGAACTGCCTGGAGGTTCGCACCCGACGCCGACGCCGCGAAGACCCCCCTCCTCCGCCGCCCCCCGACGCTCCGCCCGGCATCGACCTCTCCAATGGGCGCTTGGAGGGGCTGCGCCTCTCCCTGGCTCGTTATTGGGGGCCGGCGCAGAttaaggaggaggaggaggagccggagatggagatggagccTGAGGCTGAAGAGGGGCCGCAGCCGGACGGCATGGTGCCCGTGGAGATGGTGTAG